In the Sus scrofa isolate TJ Tabasco breed Duroc chromosome 7, Sscrofa11.1, whole genome shotgun sequence genome, one interval contains:
- the LOC100152708 gene encoding olfactory receptor 4F6-like: MDQTNSSVVTEFVLVGLTQSLGMQFLLFLLFSTFYVGIILGNLFIVFTVISDSHLHSPMYILLANLSLIDLGLSSTTVPRMISDLFSDCKTISFHNCMIQMFFIHVTGGVEMVLLIAIAYDRYTAICKPLHYLTIMNPQMCMLLVVAAWITGVTHAVFQFAFVINLPFCGPNNVGSFYCDFPRVIKLACIDNYGLEFVVTANSGFLSTGTFFLLVVSYIFILVTVRQHSSKDLSKAFFTLSTHITVVFLFFLPCMFLYVWPFPTKSLDTFLAIVDFAVTPVLNPAIYTLRNRDMKVEMRRLSRQVISSREMT; the protein is encoded by the coding sequence ATGGACCAAACAAATAGTTCTGTGGTAACTGAATTTGTGTTAGTGGGACTTACACAATCCTTAGGAATgcagtttttactttttctcttattctctaCATTTTATGTGGGAATTATCCTGGGAAACCTCTTTATTGTGTTCACAGTGATTTCCGATTCTCATTTACACTCCCCCATGTATATTCTGCTGGCCAACCTGTCACTCATCGACCTGGGCCTTTCGTCTACCACAGTTCCTAGGATGATCTCTGATCTTTTCAGTGATTGTAAGACCATTTCCTTCCACAACTGCATGATACAAATGTTCTTTATCCATGTTACAGGAGGAGTTGAGATGGTTCTGCTCATAGCCATAGCATATGACAGATACACAGCAATCTGCAAGCCTCTCCATTATCTAACTATAATGAATCCCCAAATGTGCATGCTTTTGGTAGTGGCTGCTTGGATAACTGGAGTGACTCATGCTGTCTTTCAGTTTGCCTTTGTCATAAATTTACCTTTCTGTGGACCTAATAATGTGGGGAGCTTTTACTGTGATTTTCCTCGGGTTATTAAACTTGCATGCATAGATAATTATGGACTAGAATTTGTGGTCACAGCCAACAGTGGCTTCCTATCTACGGGCACCTTCTTTCTCTTAGTTGTATCATACATCTTTATTCTGGTCACTGTCCGACAACATTCTTCAAAGGATTTATCCAAAGCGTTCTTCACTCTGTCAACTCACATCactgtggtgtttttgtttttccttccttgcaTGTTTCTCTATGTGTGGCCTTTCCCTACTAAGTCATTGGATACATTTTTGGCCATTGTGGACTTTGCTGTCACCCCAGTTTTAAATCCTGCCATATACACTTTAAGGAACAGAGATATGAAAGTAGAAATGAGAAGGCTAAGTCGACAGGTCATAAGTTCTAGGGAGATGACATAA
- the LOC100157950 gene encoding olfactory receptor 4F4-like — protein MVTEFIFLGLSNSQELQTFLFVFFLVFYVGIVFGNLLIVLTVASDSHLHSPMYFLLANLSLIDLCLSSVSAPKMIADFFSKCKVISFKGCLAQIFLLHFFGGSELVTLIAMAFDRYVAICKPLRYTTIMSSNVCVGIVAAAWGTGFLHSVSQLAFAVNLPFCGPNEVDSFYCDLPRVIRLACTDTYRLDIMVIANSGVLTVCSFVLLIISYTVILVTIQHLPSQKSSKALSTLTAHITVVLLFFGPCIFIYAWPFPIKSLDKFLAVFCSVVTPLLNPIIYTLRNKDMKTAMKRLRKWNMNSRIKP, from the coding sequence ATGGTGACTGAGTTCATTTTTCTGGGACTCTCCAATTctcaggaactccagacttttctatttgtgttctttttggtatTCTATGTAGGAATTGTATTTGGAAACCTTCTTATTGTCCTAACTGTGGCTTCTGATTCTCACCTTCACTCCCCCATGTATTTCCTGTTGGCCAACCTCTCACTCATTGATCTGTGCCTGTCTTCAGTCTCAGCCCCCAAGATGATTGCTGACTTTTTCAGTAAATGCAAGGTTATCTCTTTCAAGGGCTGCCTTGCTCagatatttctccttcacttcttTGGTGGGAGTGAGCTGGTGACCCTTATAGCCATGGCCTTTGACAgatatgtggccatctgtaaacCCCTTCGCTACACCACAATTATGTCTAGCAATGTATGTgttggcattgttgctgctgcaTGGGGAACTGGCTTCCTCCACTCAGTGAGCCAGCTGGCCTTTGCAGTGAACTTACCTTTCTGTGGTCCCAATGAGGTTGATAGCTTTTACTGCGACCTTCCTAGGGTCATCAGGCTTGCTTGTACAGACACCTATAGGTTGGATATCATGGTCATTGCTAACAGTGGTGTGCTCACTGTGTGTTCTTTTGTTCTCCTAATCATCTCGTACACTGTCATCCTAGTGACCATCCAGCATCTCCCTTCACAGAAGTCATCCAAGGCCCTGTCTACTTTGACTGCTCATATCACAGTAGTTCTTTTGTTCTTTGGACCATGTATCTTCATTTATGCCTGGCCATTCCCCATTAAGTCATTAGATAAATTCCTTGCTGTGTTTTGTTCTGTGGTCACTCCTCTCTTAAACCCAATTATATACAcactgaggaacaaagacatgAAGACTGCAATGAAACGGCTCAGAAAATGGAATATGAACTCGAGGATAAAGCCTTAG